A region of Pyxidicoccus parkwaysis DNA encodes the following proteins:
- a CDS encoding cold-shock protein: MAIGTVKWFNDAKGFGFIAQDNGEDVFCHHTAINMDGFRTLQEGQKVEFEVTRGPKGLQAQNVRAVGT, encoded by the coding sequence ATGGCAATCGGTACTGTGAAGTGGTTCAACGACGCCAAGGGGTTCGGCTTCATCGCGCAGGACAACGGTGAGGACGTGTTCTGCCACCACACCGCCATCAACATGGATGGCTTCCGCACCCTCCAGGAGGGGCAGAAGGTGGAGTTCGAGGTCACTCGCGGCCCCAAGGGCCTGCAGGCCCAGAACGTCCGCGCTGTCGGCACCTGA
- a CDS encoding cupin domain-containing protein, with amino-acid sequence MGDTSVKKVESRHSPKGDMGQKYLASGVRLSMRLWEDEPPGEPAPAAARDYETVGYVLKGRAELHLEGQVILLNPGDSWLVPRGSSHTYKVLETFSAVEATSPPAAVHGRDEGKDAAQKKPAKA; translated from the coding sequence ATGGGCGACACCAGCGTGAAGAAGGTCGAGAGTCGGCACTCGCCGAAGGGCGACATGGGGCAGAAGTACCTGGCCTCCGGCGTCCGCCTGTCCATGCGCCTGTGGGAGGACGAGCCTCCCGGCGAGCCCGCGCCCGCCGCCGCCCGCGACTACGAGACGGTGGGCTACGTGCTGAAGGGCCGCGCCGAGTTGCACCTCGAAGGACAGGTCATCCTGCTCAACCCCGGTGACTCGTGGCTGGTGCCGCGAGGCTCCTCGCACACGTACAAGGTGCTGGAGACCTTCTCCGCCGTGGAGGCGACCAGCCCACCGGCCGCGGTGCACGGTCGCGACGAGGGCAAGGACGCGGCGCAGAAGAAGCCCGCCAAGGCGTGA
- a CDS encoding transposase translates to MKRPLSDGTTHLLFTGLELLRRLASLVPSPRANLTRFHGVFAPGATVRPFLLPQAGAKPGHEEEIPAVAATVEEPRKERTPRLDWAGLLRRTFALDVFACLTEVWRQAAGVGVREGSRRGEGDCGAPGVGLRRVRPGPCARAAPERVVLKLKPPQPAKRARPLLRPFREGGWAGQAYVCWR, encoded by the coding sequence ATGAAGCGCCCGCTGTCGGACGGCACGACGCATCTGCTCTTCACCGGGCTGGAGCTGCTCCGCCGGCTGGCCAGCCTGGTGCCTTCTCCGAGGGCAAACCTGACGAGGTTCCACGGCGTCTTTGCCCCAGGCGCGACAGTGCGTCCATTTCTGCTCCCTCAAGCAGGGGCGAAGCCGGGGCATGAGGAGGAGATCCCCGCCGTTGCCGCGACGGTGGAGGAGCCGAGGAAGGAGCGCACACCCCGTTTGGACTGGGCCGGGCTGCTGCGCCGGACGTTCGCGCTGGATGTGTTCGCGTGCCTGACTGAGGTGTGGAGGCAGGCGGCGGGTGTTGGCGTACGTGAAGGGAGCAGGAGGGGGGAGGGCGATTGTGGAGCACCTGGGGTTGGCCTACGGCGAGTGCGCCCTGGCCCCTGCGCGAGGGCCGCCCCAGAGCGCGTGGTGTTGAAGCTCAAGCCGCCACAGCCAGCAAAGAGAGCCAGGCCCCTGCTGCGCCCCTTCCGGGAAGGCGGCTGGGCTGGGCAGGCGTATGTCTGCTGGAGATGA
- a CDS encoding DUF4145 domain-containing protein — protein sequence MSEIEDPDDYPTPEQQEEEEHDREEYKEGLLRYGMAPALFVMKCGECDTGFTAVVYNGASGESLAVFPDVAGGIATPKTPESVGYYLDQAARAQSVDAMSAAATMYRAALEHLLEEQGISGGMLGPRLEALLRKREANDKSIPEWVYRINPEYLTVIKDLGNGAVHTNKGDVSLQGHINSSIVVLIQTAFESLLEHVYEAPARETEHLTKLRAAAAAVTPPKKAKG from the coding sequence TTGAGCGAAATCGAGGACCCAGACGATTACCCGACCCCAGAGCAGCAGGAGGAAGAGGAACACGACCGAGAGGAATACAAGGAAGGGTTGCTGCGGTACGGCATGGCGCCTGCGCTGTTTGTTATGAAGTGTGGCGAATGCGACACCGGTTTCACCGCCGTTGTCTATAATGGCGCGAGTGGTGAATCGTTGGCGGTGTTTCCAGATGTGGCCGGGGGAATTGCTACCCCAAAGACTCCGGAGTCAGTTGGTTATTATCTCGATCAAGCCGCTCGTGCCCAATCTGTCGATGCAATGAGTGCGGCAGCGACGATGTATCGCGCTGCTCTTGAGCATTTGCTCGAAGAACAGGGCATTTCGGGGGGAATGCTCGGGCCGAGATTAGAGGCGCTTCTGAGAAAGCGCGAGGCCAATGACAAAAGCATTCCGGAATGGGTGTATAGGATCAATCCAGAGTATCTGACGGTCATAAAGGACCTTGGGAACGGGGCGGTTCATACAAATAAGGGTGATGTGTCGTTGCAGGGACATATCAATTCGAGTATTGTGGTGTTGATTCAGACTGCCTTTGAATCATTGTTGGAGCACGTGTATGAGGCGCCCGCTCGAGAGACGGAACACTTGACGAAGCTGCGAGCGGCAGCAGCAGCCGTTACGCCACCAAAGAAGGCCAAGGGCTGA